The Metabacillus sediminilitoris genome window below encodes:
- a CDS encoding Na(+)/H(+) antiporter subunit C, giving the protein MEVLMCIICGFLFSAATYLMLSKSILRIIIGTGLLSHGAHLLILTMGGLKNGAAPLLGEHAKWYVDPLPQALILTAIVISFGVTSFFLVLAYRSYQELGTDDMDQLRGNDYE; this is encoded by the coding sequence ATGGAAGTTTTAATGTGTATAATCTGTGGTTTTTTATTTAGTGCAGCCACTTATTTAATGCTCTCTAAAAGTATATTGCGGATTATTATCGGTACTGGTTTGTTAAGTCATGGTGCACATCTCTTAATTTTAACGATGGGCGGTCTAAAAAATGGAGCTGCACCATTACTTGGTGAACATGCAAAATGGTATGTTGATCCACTCCCCCAAGCGTTAATTTTAACAGCAATCGTTATTAGTTTCGGGGTTACATCATTTTTCCTCGTTCTCGCGTACCGCTCATATCAGGAGCTTGGAACAGATGATATGGATCAACTAAGGGGAAATGATTATGAATAA
- a CDS encoding hotdog fold thioesterase → MDIDIKNTLMEALGITITSVTAEEVVATMPVDQRTRQTYGMLHGGASVALAETVASVGTYYLINHETEICVGMEINANHVRGKESGMVTAYAKPLHQGKTTMVWEIKIVDEMDHLICISRCTMAVIKKK, encoded by the coding sequence ATGGACATCGATATTAAAAATACATTGATGGAAGCCTTAGGCATTACGATAACATCTGTTACAGCTGAAGAAGTTGTTGCAACAATGCCTGTTGATCAACGCACACGTCAAACATATGGTATGTTACATGGTGGAGCCTCTGTTGCATTAGCAGAAACAGTTGCAAGTGTAGGAACCTACTATTTAATTAACCATGAAACTGAAATTTGTGTCGGTATGGAAATAAACGCTAATCATGTTCGCGGAAAAGAGTCAGGAATGGTTACCGCATATGCAAAGCCTTTACATCAAGGAAAGACAACAATGGTATGGGAAATTAAGATAGTTGATGAAATGGATCATTTAATTTGTATATCACGTTGTACAATGGCCGTTATAAAAAAGAAATAA
- the comX gene encoding competence pheromone ComX, whose product MQEIVNFLIENPDVLEKVVNGQASLLGVELDDVLGVIEGILGSASLKNFYWI is encoded by the coding sequence ATGCAAGAAATCGTAAACTTTTTAATTGAAAATCCAGACGTACTAGAGAAAGTTGTTAATGGCCAAGCAAGCTTATTAGGTGTGGAATTAGACGATGTTTTAGGAGTAATAGAGGGAATTCTTGGTTCAGCTTCATTAAAAAATTTTTATTGGATTTAA
- a CDS encoding Na+/H+ antiporter subunit E produces MAFQLLLNFFLAYIWMFLSNDYSSLAFFKGYFFGALILFFLRRFFKQRFYLLNVMAVIKLFFLFCSELVKANIGVVKVVLSPKLSMQPAIFALETDLEKDWEITLLSNLITLTPGTLVIEVSEDNKTLYIHAMDIDDVEQAKLDIKNSFEKAIKEVSR; encoded by the coding sequence ATGGCATTTCAACTATTACTAAACTTTTTTCTCGCATATATTTGGATGTTTCTATCAAATGATTATTCATCACTTGCCTTTTTCAAAGGGTATTTCTTTGGAGCGTTGATTCTATTTTTTCTACGGAGATTTTTCAAACAACGCTTTTATCTATTAAACGTCATGGCCGTGATCAAACTTTTTTTCCTCTTTTGCAGTGAACTAGTAAAAGCAAATATAGGTGTTGTAAAAGTTGTCTTATCTCCTAAACTTTCGATGCAGCCAGCGATTTTCGCCTTAGAAACAGATCTTGAAAAGGATTGGGAAATCACGTTACTTTCAAATTTAATTACCTTAACACCAGGAACTCTTGTAATAGAAGTATCTGAAGATAATAAGACACTTTATATCCACGCAATGGATATTGATGATGTTGAACAAGCTAAGCTCGATATTAAAAATTCATTTGAAAAAGCAATTAAGGAGGTGAGCCGATAA
- a CDS encoding Na+/H+ antiporter subunit D, giving the protein MNNLIILPIIIPLFTAIILIFFNKNIKVQKWISAIASFAGIIISSVIVQRVHESGIQTLAVGNWKAPYGIVLVADMYSSLLVLTTSIIAFTSLLFAFSTISHDREKFFFYPGVQFLILGVSGAFLTGDLFNLFVFFEVMLMSSYLLLVLGSRKIQLQESIKYILVNVISSALFVIAVAYLYAVTGTLNMADLSVRISEMGQSGYITVLAILFLIVFGLKGAIFPLFFWLPGSYQAPPTVVTALFGALLTKVGVYSITRVYTLIFYHDPSFTHQILAWLAALTIIFGAIGAIAFWDIKKIVIYNIITAVGVILFGIAANTPEAVEGSVYYLIHDMIIKGALFLLVGVIIAITGTSHLRKFSGLIASHPFLGWMFFIAALSLAGIPPFSGFVGKLKIVQGGFEAGEYTIAFIVLMSSLLVLYSVMKIFIHGFWGEPKEELLVQKKSPKGLLIPIVILIALTTAYGLGVEWISPYISQAADTLLDPTIYIQAVLKE; this is encoded by the coding sequence ATGAATAACTTAATTATCTTACCAATCATCATACCGCTGTTTACAGCGATTATATTAATCTTTTTCAATAAAAACATAAAAGTACAGAAGTGGATAAGTGCCATAGCATCATTCGCTGGCATTATTATTTCTTCTGTCATCGTACAACGTGTACACGAAAGCGGCATTCAAACATTAGCGGTCGGAAACTGGAAGGCGCCATATGGGATCGTACTTGTAGCAGATATGTACTCAAGTCTTTTAGTATTAACGACAAGTATTATCGCTTTTACATCATTGTTATTTGCCTTCTCAACGATTAGCCATGATCGGGAGAAATTTTTCTTCTATCCTGGCGTACAATTTTTGATTTTAGGTGTTTCAGGTGCATTTTTAACAGGCGACCTTTTCAATCTTTTTGTATTTTTCGAAGTCATGCTGATGTCTTCCTATTTGCTGCTAGTTTTAGGCAGTAGAAAAATACAGCTGCAAGAATCAATTAAGTACATCCTAGTGAATGTTATTTCATCGGCCCTTTTTGTTATTGCTGTTGCTTACCTTTATGCGGTCACTGGCACATTAAACATGGCTGATTTAAGTGTCAGAATTTCTGAAATGGGGCAATCGGGTTATATAACTGTCCTTGCCATCCTATTTTTAATTGTGTTTGGGCTGAAGGGAGCCATTTTTCCATTATTTTTCTGGCTGCCAGGTTCCTATCAAGCACCGCCAACAGTCGTAACCGCTTTATTTGGTGCACTGTTGACAAAGGTTGGTGTCTATTCGATTACACGTGTGTACACACTTATTTTTTATCATGACCCATCCTTTACACATCAAATTCTTGCTTGGTTAGCAGCTTTAACAATCATATTTGGTGCGATTGGCGCAATCGCTTTTTGGGATATCAAGAAAATTGTTATCTATAATATTATCACTGCTGTTGGTGTGATCTTATTTGGAATTGCCGCAAACACTCCAGAGGCAGTTGAAGGATCTGTTTATTATTTAATTCATGATATGATCATTAAAGGCGCTCTGTTTTTATTAGTTGGTGTGATCATCGCTATAACAGGGACAAGCCATTTACGAAAATTTAGCGGTTTGATAGCAAGTCATCCGTTTTTAGGTTGGATGTTCTTTATTGCAGCATTGTCTTTAGCAGGGATTCCGCCATTTAGTGGATTTGTTGGGAAACTAAAAATCGTACAAGGCGGTTTTGAAGCCGGAGAATATACAATTGCATTCATTGTTCTCATGTCGAGCTTACTTGTACTTTACTCTGTTATGAAAATCTTTATTCATGGGTTTTGGGGAGAACCGAAAGAAGAACTTCTCGTTCAAAAGAAATCACCGAAAGGCCTATTAATACCAATTGTAATTTTAATCGCTTTAACTACTGCATATGGTCTCGGTGTAGAATGGATATCACCTTATATTTCTCAAGCTGCCGATACTTTGCTTGACCCAACAATTTATATTCAAGCCGTATTGAAGGAGTAG
- a CDS encoding DUF5366 family protein produces the protein MKNTYFTSYFPLITILLFSTSLSIATVIAVIEYLKVFGIYDGMLEFFSNNGIRLALFSLFALMFFMVFSALKLIANTVTELSLLFFSKDIAGENLTKIRGGSTYYLIAGALSLLCVQFPLGIIGIFLIATICYFVFIVYKISSSLTSSSLIGLVLFHVLFWFIFVLGTLYLCFKLYNSVMASLPV, from the coding sequence ATGAAAAATACGTATTTTACAAGTTACTTTCCACTTATTACCATTTTATTGTTTAGCACATCATTATCGATTGCAACTGTCATCGCCGTCATTGAGTATTTAAAAGTATTCGGTATTTATGATGGGATGCTCGAATTCTTTTCGAATAACGGAATAAGGCTGGCATTATTTTCATTGTTCGCATTGATGTTTTTTATGGTTTTTTCGGCTTTAAAATTAATAGCAAATACGGTTACAGAACTTTCATTACTCTTTTTTTCAAAAGATATTGCAGGTGAGAATCTTACAAAAATTAGAGGCGGGTCAACATATTATCTAATCGCAGGTGCTCTTTCACTTTTATGCGTACAATTTCCCCTTGGAATTATTGGCATCTTTCTCATCGCAACAATCTGTTATTTTGTCTTTATTGTTTACAAAATCAGCAGTTCTTTAACTTCATCCTCGTTAATTGGTCTTGTTCTATTTCATGTCTTATTTTGGTTTATATTTGTTTTAGGAACTTTATATTTGTGTTTTAAATTATACAATAGTGTAATGGCAAGCTTGCCTGTTTAA
- the mnhG gene encoding monovalent cation/H(+) antiporter subunit G, whose translation MIEISKFVVGLLILLGSLLSLLAAIGVVRLPDAYTRNHAASKSATLGVLSILLGLFLYYLLIDHVANARVLLGIVFVFITSPIAGHLIMRAAYNIGVPLWENSVQDDLQKARKRKKVDEQ comes from the coding sequence ATGATCGAAATCAGTAAATTTGTCGTAGGACTTCTCATTCTCCTTGGTTCATTACTAAGCTTACTTGCAGCGATCGGTGTTGTCAGACTGCCTGATGCCTATACACGCAATCATGCTGCCTCAAAGAGTGCAACCTTAGGAGTTCTAAGTATACTGCTTGGACTATTTCTTTATTATTTACTAATAGATCATGTAGCTAACGCAAGGGTACTTTTAGGAATTGTATTCGTCTTTATCACTTCACCTATTGCTGGTCATCTTATCATGAGAGCCGCTTACAATATTGGAGTGCCATTATGGGAAAACAGTGTACAGGATGATTTACAAAAAGCTAGGAAACGTAAAAAAGTAGATGAGCAATAA
- a CDS encoding sensor histidine kinase, with amino-acid sequence MRITFNRIIQIAVILSIIVTFYTIHLNYKYPYVGAGVKVTSDNEMLINVIEPKTWAEKVGIHLNDVVLEINNEDPLLHSPAIKYGILEQVYDLKVLQNGTIKEFEIPTSLISYQSLFIIIIPLTVLFLCLFCIFFVYRTNKGVNLRSAHFLNLFLLIIGMAYISASGSSRGDSISRYINLTLFLLVPVSYLHFIYQYFQELGKKLFSFNFLRIGYLLVIINFVSEIVQNMLIVNNFDFNRILNLCSFLFLLVLTFVLKFTGLKKIKYSEQAYIVKILIMTNVIAFTPFLLFYVIPYVIFQKYIFSATFLAAFLLLIPFSLVYQFLATKIYDIDFLLGRIRYYSLLAVIPSFIIVGIMLLLKENNPTFYPIRLSVYIYLVIVLIFYSKEILDFRFRFKRFSEKYNYQDSIFKYTQSIRKASNLEHVVSELKQVILDVLLVSKAYFIEVDREKNLTSVDLNAKEADYSPYIKQIRDVTDEIGKIIEVDRGFVINTGETENKSYVLLCLSILNTPRLTRDEISWLKTLSFYTNVSLENFLKIDELMQHMQKLETEGHNPGWLTKLLFSIEEKQRSNLAKDLHDSVLQDLVSLKRQCELALVEVDADSSQLKKKLQEMNSSMTKIIKTTRETCQELRPQLLYDLGLVKALNKLVMQYQEYVDFDIRINTGNFTITLDIDTQLNIYRIVQELLTNAHKHSKASQVLIILVCIKEKIVLHYEDNGVGFEYRDFYDKTESMGLSGISERVKALKGSITINTSKGNGLKIDVEI; translated from the coding sequence ATGCGTATTACCTTTAATAGAATAATTCAAATAGCAGTCATACTCAGCATAATTGTAACTTTTTACACCATACACTTGAATTATAAGTATCCGTATGTTGGAGCTGGTGTTAAAGTAACAAGTGATAATGAAATGTTGATAAATGTTATTGAACCAAAGACGTGGGCTGAAAAAGTTGGCATTCATCTAAACGACGTTGTTTTAGAAATTAATAATGAAGATCCGTTGTTACACAGCCCAGCTATAAAATATGGAATTCTTGAACAAGTATATGATTTAAAGGTTTTACAAAATGGTACAATAAAAGAATTTGAAATACCAACATCACTTATTAGTTATCAAAGTTTGTTTATTATAATAATTCCTTTGACTGTCCTTTTTTTATGTTTATTTTGTATTTTTTTCGTCTATCGAACAAACAAAGGTGTAAATTTAAGGTCTGCTCACTTTTTAAATTTGTTTCTTTTAATTATTGGTATGGCATATATAAGTGCAAGTGGTTCTTCAAGAGGAGATTCAATAAGTCGATATATTAATTTGACTCTTTTTTTATTAGTTCCTGTGAGCTACCTTCATTTTATATATCAATATTTTCAAGAATTAGGAAAAAAACTATTTAGTTTCAATTTCCTAAGAATTGGCTATCTCCTGGTAATTATTAACTTCGTTTCAGAAATAGTTCAAAATATGCTAATAGTAAACAACTTTGATTTTAATAGAATATTAAATCTATGTTCATTTTTATTCTTACTTGTTTTAACCTTTGTTTTAAAGTTTACAGGTCTGAAAAAAATAAAATATTCTGAGCAAGCTTATATAGTAAAGATTCTTATAATGACAAACGTAATAGCATTTACACCCTTTTTACTATTTTACGTTATACCATATGTTATCTTTCAAAAGTATATCTTTTCAGCAACTTTTTTAGCTGCCTTTTTATTATTAATTCCTTTTTCTTTGGTATATCAATTCTTAGCTACTAAAATATATGATATAGATTTTCTATTAGGAAGAATTAGGTATTACTCATTATTAGCAGTTATTCCCTCATTTATTATAGTAGGAATTATGCTCTTATTAAAAGAAAATAACCCAACCTTTTATCCAATTAGGCTATCTGTATATATCTATTTAGTAATAGTTTTAATATTCTATTCCAAAGAAATCTTGGATTTCCGCTTTCGATTTAAAAGATTTTCTGAAAAATATAACTATCAAGATAGCATTTTTAAATACACACAAAGTATCAGAAAGGCAAGTAATTTAGAGCATGTTGTTTCTGAGTTAAAACAAGTTATTTTAGATGTTTTACTTGTAAGTAAAGCTTATTTTATTGAAGTGGATCGTGAAAAAAATCTTACATCTGTTGATTTAAACGCTAAAGAAGCGGATTATAGCCCATATATTAAACAGATAAGAGATGTAACTGATGAAATTGGGAAAATCATCGAAGTAGATCGAGGATTTGTCATTAATACTGGTGAAACTGAAAATAAAAGCTATGTTTTGCTTTGCTTATCTATTCTTAATACACCAAGACTCACAAGAGACGAAATTTCTTGGTTAAAAACCTTATCATTCTACACAAATGTTTCTTTAGAGAATTTTTTAAAGATTGACGAACTTATGCAGCATATGCAAAAGCTTGAGACAGAAGGACATAATCCAGGCTGGCTGACGAAGCTGTTGTTTTCGATCGAAGAGAAGCAACGTTCTAATTTAGCGAAGGATCTTCACGATTCTGTGCTGCAAGATTTAGTGTCTTTAAAGAGACAGTGTGAGCTTGCATTAGTTGAAGTTGATGCGGATTCAAGTCAATTAAAGAAAAAGCTGCAAGAGATGAATAGCAGTATGACAAAGATCATTAAAACGACACGTGAGACATGCCAAGAACTTCGTCCACAATTACTTTATGATTTAGGTTTAGTAAAAGCATTAAATAAGCTTGTTATGCAATATCAGGAATATGTTGATTTTGACATTCGTATCAATACAGGCAACTTTACAATAACACTTGATATTGATACACAATTAAACATTTATCGCATTGTTCAAGAGCTTTTAACAAATGCACACAAACATTCAAAAGCATCACAAGTTCTTATTATATTAGTTTGTATTAAAGAAAAAATTGTTCTGCATTATGAAGATAATGGAGTAGGCTTTGAATATAGAGATTTTTATGATAAGACTGAAAGTATGGGCTTGTCGGGAATTAGTGAGCGTGTAAAAGCATTAAAAGGCTCAATTACGATAAATACGTCAAAAGGTAATGGATTAAAAATTGATGTTGAGATATAG
- a CDS encoding Na(+)/H(+) antiporter subunit B, which yields MKKTNIKTNDLILQTATKVVVFIIILFSWHLFFSGHYTPGGGFIGGLLTSGAIVLLLLAFDLKTVLAFLPIDYIKMTATGLLIALLTGVGSFFFDAPFLTHTFSYVDLPILGTTSLATAVLFDLGVYLVVIGVTMTIIQTIGETE from the coding sequence ATGAAGAAAACAAACATAAAAACGAATGATCTCATCCTCCAAACTGCAACAAAAGTGGTTGTATTTATTATCATTTTGTTTTCATGGCATCTCTTCTTTTCAGGCCATTATACACCGGGCGGTGGCTTCATCGGTGGATTATTGACGTCAGGTGCCATTGTCCTTTTACTCTTAGCCTTTGATTTAAAAACGGTCCTAGCGTTTTTACCAATAGACTACATTAAAATGACAGCAACTGGATTGCTTATCGCTTTGTTAACTGGGGTTGGCTCATTTTTCTTTGACGCTCCATTTTTAACTCACACATTTAGTTATGTTGATCTCCCTATTCTTGGGACAACATCTTTAGCTACCGCTGTTTTGTTTGATTTAGGTGTTTATCTCGTTGTTATTGGTGTAACAATGACGATTATTCAAACGATTGGAGAGACAGAATAA
- a CDS encoding Na+/H+ antiporter subunit A translates to MTLLHVAILSPFIIAILVPFLHNYFQKIHTGWFILPLPILLFVYFLSLISSTMNGETIRNTASWIPSLGINFTAYIDGLGLLFALLITGIGALVILYSIYYLSKVKEQLNTFYVYLLLFMGAMLGVVLSDNLIVLYTFWELTSLSSFLLIGYWYEREKSRYGAQKSMMITIFGGLLMLGGFIMLYMMTNTFSIREIIEQVPTIAQHHLFIPALILILFGAFTKSAQFPFYIWLPDAMEAPTPVSAYLHSATMVKAGIYLVARFSPVFAGTPEWFWIVSAFGIFTMFWGSFNAIKQTDLKGILAFSTVSQLGMIMSMLGVGSAAIALDSIDDSYYTVAILAAMFHLMNHATFKGSLFMIVGIIDHETGTRDIRKLGGLMGLMPITFTISIIGAFSMAGLPPFNGFLSKEMFFSSMIRIVELNIFNLESLGLLFPIVAWVGSIFTFIYSMVLVFKTFTGKYQPEKLEKKPHEAPIGMLISPIILASLVIVFFFFPNLLAYTIIEPAMASIIPAVLGDGEHFHVHISPWHGFTLELYMTIGVVALGILGYFTLRKWSGIYRFIPERLTINKGYDAALYSLDKSSFHLTRFYMTGSIRNYLLYIFTFFIVILGTSLAVKGGFSFSLEGNASVGIYEVILAGVILIGTITSLFAKSRLTSIIALGSVGYTVSLFFVLFRAPDLALTQLSVETVSVALFLLCFYHLPEFKKPEKKLNFNWPNFIISLGVGTIVSLLALSANSQRVSETISTYFIENSYKLAGGKNMVNVILVDFRGFDTLFEITVLGIASLGIFGMIRLQVRKEEER, encoded by the coding sequence ATGACATTACTTCATGTGGCAATTCTATCACCATTTATCATTGCCATACTTGTGCCATTTCTTCATAATTATTTTCAGAAAATTCATACAGGTTGGTTCATTTTACCACTACCGATTTTGCTTTTTGTTTATTTTCTCTCACTCATATCATCCACCATGAATGGGGAAACAATAAGGAATACAGCCAGTTGGATTCCTTCTCTCGGCATCAATTTCACAGCATACATAGATGGTTTAGGTTTGCTATTCGCCCTGCTTATTACAGGAATCGGTGCCCTTGTTATTCTTTATTCCATTTATTATTTATCGAAGGTAAAGGAACAATTAAATACATTTTATGTATACTTACTCCTGTTTATGGGTGCAATGCTAGGAGTTGTTTTATCAGATAACTTAATTGTTCTTTATACTTTTTGGGAGCTTACATCCCTTTCATCCTTTCTCTTAATTGGATATTGGTATGAACGAGAGAAATCACGTTATGGTGCTCAGAAATCAATGATGATCACAATCTTTGGCGGCCTTCTTATGCTCGGTGGCTTCATCATGCTTTATATGATGACGAATACGTTTAGTATTAGAGAAATTATTGAGCAAGTTCCAACAATTGCTCAACATCATTTGTTTATCCCAGCATTAATCCTTATTCTTTTCGGGGCATTTACAAAATCTGCACAATTTCCATTTTACATTTGGTTACCTGATGCGATGGAAGCGCCTACACCTGTTAGTGCTTATTTACATTCAGCAACAATGGTTAAAGCAGGTATTTATTTAGTAGCAAGGTTTAGTCCAGTTTTCGCTGGAACACCTGAATGGTTCTGGATTGTATCCGCTTTTGGAATCTTCACCATGTTCTGGGGATCGTTTAATGCTATAAAACAAACAGATTTAAAGGGGATTTTAGCCTTCTCAACTGTCAGTCAGCTCGGGATGATTATGTCAATGCTTGGTGTTGGCTCAGCTGCAATAGCTCTTGATTCGATTGATGACAGCTACTATACAGTTGCCATTTTAGCTGCAATGTTTCATTTAATGAATCATGCAACATTTAAAGGAAGTTTATTTATGATCGTAGGTATCATTGATCATGAAACAGGCACTCGTGATATTCGAAAATTAGGTGGATTAATGGGCTTAATGCCAATTACGTTTACCATATCGATTATTGGTGCATTCTCAATGGCTGGCTTGCCGCCCTTCAATGGTTTTCTTAGTAAAGAAATGTTCTTTTCAAGTATGATTCGTATCGTTGAATTGAATATCTTCAATCTAGAATCACTGGGACTTTTATTCCCGATCGTAGCATGGGTTGGAAGTATTTTCACATTTATTTATAGTATGGTTCTTGTCTTTAAGACGTTTACAGGCAAGTATCAGCCAGAAAAACTGGAGAAAAAACCACATGAAGCACCAATAGGAATGCTTATATCTCCAATTATTTTAGCTTCACTTGTCATTGTGTTCTTTTTCTTCCCTAATTTATTAGCATATACGATCATTGAGCCGGCAATGGCTTCAATCATTCCTGCTGTACTTGGTGATGGCGAGCATTTCCATGTTCATATTTCACCTTGGCATGGCTTTACTTTGGAGTTGTATATGACAATAGGAGTTGTTGCATTGGGGATACTTGGTTATTTCACACTTAGAAAATGGAGCGGTATTTATCGATTTATCCCTGAAAGATTAACGATTAATAAAGGATATGACGCAGCCTTGTACAGCCTTGATAAATCATCGTTTCATCTCACAAGGTTTTACATGACAGGCTCTATCCGAAACTACCTTTTGTATATCTTTACTTTCTTTATTGTTATTTTAGGAACATCACTTGCTGTTAAAGGTGGATTTTCATTCAGCTTAGAAGGAAATGCATCTGTTGGTATTTATGAAGTGATTCTTGCAGGTGTCATTTTGATTGGAACAATCACTTCTCTTTTTGCCAAATCTCGTTTGACATCGATCATAGCACTTGGTTCAGTAGGTTATACAGTTTCACTCTTTTTCGTCCTTTTTAGAGCACCTGATTTAGCTCTTACTCAACTATCTGTTGAAACTGTATCTGTAGCATTGTTTTTACTTTGCTTTTATCATTTGCCAGAGTTTAAAAAGCCAGAGAAAAAGCTTAATTTTAATTGGCCAAACTTTATTATTTCATTAGGTGTTGGAACAATCGTTTCCTTACTGGCATTATCGGCAAATAGCCAGCGTGTTTCCGAAACAATTTCCACTTATTTTATTGAAAACAGCTACAAGTTAGCAGGCGGGAAAAATATGGTCAATGTCATACTTGTAGATTTTAGAGGGTTTGATACATTATTTGAAATAACTGTACTAGGAATTGCCTCATTAGGTATTTTCGGCATGATTCGTCTTCAAGTCAGAAAGGAGGAAGAAAGATGA
- a CDS encoding Na(+)/H(+) antiporter subunit F1 yields the protein MFQFIIGLSLFIVAISSLLFVFRLVKGPTTPDRVIALDAIGINLIAITAILSIAIDSSAFVEIILLIGIVAFIGTVAFSKWLEKGEIIENDRNQ from the coding sequence ATGTTTCAATTTATCATCGGCCTCTCGTTATTCATCGTTGCCATCTCATCTTTATTATTCGTCTTTCGCCTTGTAAAAGGGCCTACAACACCAGACAGAGTCATCGCCCTTGATGCAATAGGCATTAACTTGATTGCCATTACGGCCATCCTCTCGATTGCAATTGATTCCAGTGCATTCGTAGAGATCATTTTACTTATTGGAATCGTCGCATTCATTGGAACAGTTGCCTTTTCAAAGTGGCTGGAGAAGGGAGAAATCATCGAAAATGATCGAAATCAGTAA
- a CDS encoding response regulator transcription factor, with translation MIHILVVDDHPAVREGTKAILEAEPGIKVDCLDPPYTVEAINNIDLSPFDVILMDLNLGDINGMEISKTVIHKNHSCKIILYTGYDVWDYFDEAIRIGIHGAVSKTESKKKLLTYIHHAIEGDIVVPYQYFKNLLSQKQAEMIETNSDRQDFNEREKAILQEVEKGLTNQEIADHLHLSKRSIEYSLTAIFNKLNVSTRTEAVLIAKAEGIID, from the coding sequence ATGATACATATTTTAGTCGTAGATGATCATCCAGCAGTTCGAGAAGGTACAAAAGCAATACTTGAGGCTGAGCCAGGGATTAAGGTTGATTGCTTAGATCCTCCATATACTGTTGAAGCAATAAATAATATTGACTTATCACCATTTGATGTGATTTTAATGGATTTAAACTTAGGTGATATAAATGGGATGGAAATATCGAAAACAGTCATACATAAGAATCACTCTTGTAAAATCATTCTATACACTGGATATGATGTTTGGGATTATTTCGATGAAGCCATTCGAATTGGTATCCATGGAGCTGTTAGTAAGACAGAATCAAAAAAGAAACTATTAACCTATATTCACCATGCAATTGAAGGTGACATTGTAGTACCGTATCAATATTTTAAAAATCTGCTTAGTCAGAAACAAGCGGAAATGATTGAAACAAATTCGGACCGACAAGACTTTAATGAACGTGAAAAAGCGATCTTGCAAGAAGTTGAAAAGGGACTGACAAATCAGGAAATTGCCGATCATCTTCATCTAAGCAAAAGGTCGATTGAATATAGCTTAACAGCGATATTTAATAAGCTAAATGTTAGTACGCGTACAGAAGCAGTTCTTATTGCAAAAGCAGAAGGAATCATTGATTAA
- a CDS encoding thiol-disulfide oxidoreductase DCC family protein, translating into MKTANHQILLFDGVCQFCNDTVQFIIRHDKRETFKFAALQSAIGQELLKKHSLPTNDLQSVVLIKNQSAYTRSTAELHIFLGLGGWWSILYLFVLMPRPLRDGIYNFIAKNRYKWFGKKEECMVPSPEIRKRFLS; encoded by the coding sequence ATGAAAACAGCAAATCATCAAATCCTTTTATTCGACGGGGTTTGCCAATTTTGCAATGATACCGTTCAGTTTATTATTCGTCATGATAAACGGGAAACCTTTAAATTTGCTGCGTTACAATCGGCAATTGGACAAGAATTATTAAAGAAACACTCCCTGCCAACTAACGACCTTCAATCTGTTGTGCTGATCAAGAATCAATCTGCTTATACAAGATCGACGGCAGAACTTCACATTTTTCTAGGTTTAGGCGGATGGTGGAGCATTCTCTATCTATTTGTACTTATGCCCAGGCCGCTTCGTGATGGCATTTATAATTTCATTGCCAAAAATCGATACAAATGGTTTGGTAAGAAAGAAGAGTGTATGGTCCCTTCCCCGGAAATTCGCAAACGATTTTTATCTTAG